The proteins below are encoded in one region of Amycolatopsis magusensis:
- a CDS encoding CaiB/BaiF CoA transferase family protein produces MRPLDGLRVLDLSRILAGPYCTQYLGEMGADVIKVEPPGHGDDTRNWGPPFVGDSGAAPEAVYFLAANRNKRGIVLDLKSERGQEAVRRLVARADVLVENFRPGTLERWGLGYDRLSELNPRLIHVSITGFGQTGPYRDRPGYDLIAQGMGGVMGLTGEAGGAPAKVGLPVADLNAGTWAIIGVLMALQARHTTGRGQYLDVSLMDAQVAWHIYAAGAYFYDAKRPERMGSAHPSIVPYQAYPTADGWLNVAVGSEKLWRAFSALLELPEDPRFATNALRAEHRDELNERIFAVMRTRTSADWLKKFDEASIPAGPISTIDEVYEDPWAEEREQIVRLPHPSVGTYYGTGFPVKASETPARPTSAPPLLGQHTAEVLAELGYTEEEIAGFTR; encoded by the coding sequence ATGCGGCCGCTGGACGGCCTCCGGGTGCTCGACCTGTCCCGGATCCTCGCCGGGCCGTACTGCACGCAGTACCTCGGGGAGATGGGCGCCGACGTGATCAAGGTCGAGCCGCCGGGGCACGGGGACGACACCCGGAACTGGGGCCCGCCGTTCGTGGGTGACAGCGGTGCAGCTCCTGAGGCCGTCTACTTCCTCGCGGCCAACCGGAACAAGCGCGGCATCGTGCTCGACCTGAAGAGCGAGCGCGGCCAGGAGGCCGTCCGGCGGCTGGTGGCGCGGGCCGACGTGCTGGTGGAGAACTTCCGCCCCGGCACGCTGGAGCGCTGGGGGCTCGGCTACGACCGGCTGTCGGAGCTGAACCCCCGGCTGATCCACGTGTCCATCACCGGGTTCGGGCAGACCGGCCCGTACCGCGACCGGCCAGGGTACGACCTGATCGCCCAGGGCATGGGCGGGGTGATGGGGCTGACCGGCGAGGCCGGCGGCGCCCCGGCGAAGGTCGGCCTGCCGGTGGCCGACCTGAACGCGGGGACCTGGGCGATCATCGGCGTGCTGATGGCGTTGCAGGCCCGGCACACCACCGGTCGCGGGCAGTACCTGGACGTGTCGCTGATGGACGCCCAGGTCGCCTGGCACATCTACGCGGCGGGCGCCTATTTCTACGACGCGAAACGGCCCGAGCGGATGGGCTCGGCGCACCCGAGCATCGTGCCGTACCAGGCGTACCCGACCGCTGACGGCTGGCTGAACGTGGCCGTGGGCAGCGAGAAGCTGTGGCGCGCCTTCTCCGCCCTGCTGGAGCTCCCCGAGGACCCGCGCTTCGCCACCAACGCGCTGCGGGCGGAACACCGCGACGAACTGAACGAGCGGATCTTCGCGGTCATGCGCACCCGCACGAGCGCGGACTGGCTGAAGAAGTTCGACGAAGCGTCCATCCCGGCAGGGCCGATCAGCACCATCGACGAGGTGTACGAGGACCCGTGGGCGGAGGAACGCGAGCAGATCGTCCGCCTGCCGCACCCCAGCGTGGGCACCTACTACGGCACGGGATTCCCGGTGAAGGCCTCGGAGACCCCGGCCCGGCCCACCTCCGCGCCACCGCTGCTGGGCCAGCACACCGCCGAAGTGCTCGCGGAACTCGGGTACACCGAGGAGGAGATCGCCGGGTTCACCCGGTGA
- a CDS encoding aldehyde dehydrogenase family protein — protein MRDVIYVDGKWVASAAPETIDVVNPATEAVIDRVPAGSAADVDAAVAAARRAFDSWSATPAEQRCGYLGQLAAKLKERNRQIAEAITADMGAPVKIAQKVQAGLPAVVAASYSDPAVVPERGEEVGNSLIVREPIGVVGAITPWNYPLHQIVAKVAPALAAGCTVVLKPSEVAPLAAYLLTEILDEIGLPAGVFNLVSGTGPVVGEAIAAHPDIDMVSFTGSSRAGARVSEVAAGTVKRVALELGGKSPNVILPDADLATAVKAGLSNVYLNSGQTCTALTRMIVHRDQRDEVVGLLAEGAAKFSVGDPADPATKLGPLVSAAQRDRVRGYIQQGIEEGATLVAGGPDAPEGLDQGYYVRPTVFADVTPEMTIAQEEIFGPVLSVLTYETEDEAVAIANNTPYGLAAAVWAGDAEHATAVARRIRAGQVEVNGGAFNPLAPFGGYKQSGNGRELGRFGLEEFLETKAIQR, from the coding sequence ATGCGTGACGTGATCTATGTCGACGGGAAGTGGGTCGCCTCCGCCGCGCCGGAGACCATCGACGTGGTCAACCCGGCCACCGAAGCGGTGATCGACCGGGTGCCCGCGGGCAGCGCGGCCGACGTCGACGCCGCCGTGGCCGCCGCGCGCCGGGCCTTCGACAGCTGGTCGGCCACCCCCGCTGAGCAGCGGTGCGGGTACCTCGGGCAGCTCGCGGCGAAGCTCAAGGAACGCAACCGGCAGATCGCCGAGGCGATCACCGCGGACATGGGCGCGCCGGTGAAGATCGCGCAGAAGGTGCAGGCCGGGCTGCCCGCGGTGGTGGCCGCCAGCTACAGCGACCCGGCGGTGGTGCCCGAGCGCGGCGAGGAGGTCGGCAACTCGCTGATAGTGCGCGAGCCGATCGGCGTGGTCGGCGCGATCACGCCGTGGAACTACCCGCTGCACCAGATTGTGGCGAAGGTCGCACCCGCGCTCGCCGCCGGCTGCACGGTGGTGCTCAAGCCGAGCGAGGTGGCCCCGCTGGCGGCCTACCTGCTCACCGAGATCCTCGACGAGATCGGCCTGCCCGCCGGGGTGTTCAACCTGGTCAGCGGCACCGGCCCGGTGGTGGGCGAGGCCATCGCCGCGCACCCGGACATCGACATGGTCTCGTTCACCGGCTCCTCGCGCGCCGGCGCGCGGGTCTCCGAGGTGGCCGCGGGCACGGTCAAGCGGGTGGCGCTGGAACTGGGCGGCAAGTCGCCCAACGTGATCCTGCCCGACGCCGACCTCGCCACCGCGGTCAAGGCCGGGCTGAGCAACGTCTACCTCAACAGCGGGCAGACCTGCACCGCGCTGACCAGGATGATCGTGCACCGTGACCAGCGCGACGAGGTGGTCGGCCTGCTCGCCGAGGGGGCGGCGAAGTTCAGCGTCGGCGACCCGGCCGACCCCGCCACCAAGCTCGGGCCGCTGGTCTCGGCCGCCCAGCGCGACCGCGTGCGCGGGTACATCCAGCAGGGCATCGAAGAGGGCGCGACGCTGGTCGCCGGTGGCCCGGACGCGCCGGAGGGCCTGGACCAGGGCTACTACGTGCGGCCGACCGTCTTCGCCGACGTCACCCCGGAGATGACCATCGCGCAGGAGGAGATCTTCGGGCCGGTGCTCTCGGTGCTGACCTACGAGACCGAGGACGAGGCGGTGGCCATCGCGAACAACACCCCGTACGGCCTCGCCGCCGCGGTCTGGGCCGGGGACGCCGAGCACGCCACCGCGGTCGCCAGGCGCATCCGCGCCGGTCAGGTCGAGGTCAACGGCGGCGCGTTCAACCCGCTGGCCCCGTTCGGCGGGTACAAGCAGTCCGGCAACGGGCGCGAGCTGGGCCGCTTCGGGTTGGAGGAGTTCCTCGAGACGAAGGCGATCCAGCGCTGA
- a CDS encoding ornithine cyclodeaminase family protein, with amino-acid sequence MTAPRFFDAGEIGAVLGVEAAIESQRRAFRALGEKTAVLPPKTHVPGPGGALALAYPCRLSPDTGPVCKFLSLNPGNAEHGLPTIHGLILALHPETGVPVAVLDGAAVTTLRTSAASAVAADLLANPDVTDLAVLGSGVQAVAHVRAIAAVRPLRTVRIHSPNEEHRTRAARRLCEELGLVVTSTEDAESAVRGAGLVALCTLSTEPVVRPEWLAEGCTVLSIGSFEPHRREVGRDLVEAAAAVVVDHRETALSHAGPIVDAPLVESELQELGEVLIGRAPGRRQPQDLIYYNSVGVGVQDAAAAWAVIERSRG; translated from the coding sequence ATGACCGCACCGCGGTTCTTCGACGCCGGGGAGATCGGCGCCGTGCTGGGGGTCGAAGCGGCGATCGAGTCGCAGCGCCGGGCGTTCCGCGCCCTCGGGGAGAAGACCGCGGTGCTGCCGCCGAAGACGCACGTGCCGGGGCCCGGTGGCGCGCTCGCGCTGGCCTACCCGTGCCGGTTGTCGCCGGACACCGGGCCGGTGTGCAAGTTCCTCAGCCTCAACCCGGGCAACGCCGAACACGGCCTGCCCACCATCCACGGCCTCATCCTCGCGCTGCACCCGGAGACCGGGGTGCCGGTGGCCGTGCTGGACGGCGCCGCGGTGACCACCCTGCGCACCTCGGCGGCCAGCGCGGTGGCGGCCGACCTGCTGGCCAACCCCGACGTCACCGACCTGGCCGTGCTGGGCAGCGGGGTGCAGGCGGTGGCCCACGTGCGTGCGATCGCCGCCGTCCGTCCACTGCGGACGGTCCGCATCCACAGCCCGAACGAGGAGCACCGCACCCGCGCGGCCCGGCGGCTGTGCGAGGAACTCGGGCTCGTGGTGACCTCGACCGAGGACGCGGAGAGCGCGGTGCGTGGCGCGGGCCTGGTCGCGCTGTGCACGCTGAGCACCGAGCCGGTGGTGCGGCCGGAGTGGCTGGCCGAAGGGTGCACGGTGCTCAGCATCGGCTCGTTCGAACCACACCGGCGCGAGGTCGGCCGGGATCTGGTGGAGGCGGCGGCCGCGGTGGTGGTCGATCATCGTGAGACGGCCCTCTCACATGCGGGACCGATCGTGGACGCCCCGCTGGTGGAGTCCGAGCTGCAGGAACTCGGTGAAGTCCTGATCGGCAGGGCGCCGGGACGGCGGCAGCCGCAGGACCTTATTTATTACAACAGCGTGGGAGTCGGTGTCCAGGACGCCGCCGCCGCGTGGGCCGTCATCGAGCGGAGCCGGGGTTAG
- a CDS encoding GntR family transcriptional regulator, which yields MTTGDPSAVLAGDRSSLARAGTAERVAQILRQRITEGVFLPGTRLSEPAISGALGVSRNTLREAFQLLAHERLAVRELNRGVFVRELTAPDIEDLYRIRRMVECAAVREAADREGPVLTGLEGALATGKLAAAAEDWQTVATASIQWHQALSELAGSDRVAGTMRQVLAETRLFFVLTESTRAFFEPYLARHEKINGHLRRRRFDLAEQALERYLRDAERQLLAAYHRRETS from the coding sequence ATGACCACCGGCGATCCGTCGGCGGTGCTCGCGGGCGACCGGTCGTCGCTCGCCCGGGCGGGCACCGCCGAGCGGGTGGCCCAAATCCTGCGTCAGCGCATCACCGAGGGCGTGTTCTTGCCGGGGACCCGGCTGTCCGAGCCGGCCATCAGCGGTGCGCTCGGCGTCTCGCGGAACACGCTGCGCGAGGCGTTCCAGTTGCTGGCGCACGAGCGGCTGGCAGTGCGTGAACTCAACCGCGGCGTGTTCGTCCGCGAGCTGACCGCGCCGGACATCGAGGACCTGTACCGGATCCGGCGGATGGTCGAGTGCGCGGCCGTCCGTGAGGCCGCCGACCGCGAGGGCCCGGTGCTCACCGGGCTGGAAGGCGCGCTGGCGACCGGCAAGCTGGCCGCCGCCGCCGAGGACTGGCAGACCGTCGCCACCGCGAGCATCCAGTGGCACCAGGCGCTTTCCGAGCTGGCGGGCAGCGATCGCGTGGCCGGGACGATGCGCCAGGTGCTCGCCGAGACGCGGTTGTTCTTCGTGCTGACCGAGAGCACGCGAGCCTTCTTCGAGCCGTACCTGGCCCGCCACGAGAAGATCAACGGGCACCTGCGGCGACGCCGGTTCGACCTCGCCGAGCAGGCACTGGAACGCTACCTGCGTGACGCCGAGCGCCAGCTGCTCGCCGCGTACCACCGAAGGGAAACCTCATGA
- a CDS encoding SDR family NAD(P)-dependent oxidoreductase: MGRMDNKVALVFGGARGIGLATVKEFLAEGAIVHASDIREPAEDIQHENLRHSLVDATDEADVQSFVEQALGEHGRIDVLFSNVGVHLGKPLPETTLEEFDHIFALNVRTAFLATRAVLPHMIEAKAGSIVITSSNGGMMGRPADPVYNATKHALVGLAKSLAVAHAHLGIRVNTVNPGAIDTDMLRSTLASPDEFEAKQHALTASTPAARVGEAWEVAKAVVFLASDESRFVNGAVLPVDGAKAAGAMPGHRYSLDFELGVR; the protein is encoded by the coding sequence ATGGGCCGGATGGACAACAAGGTCGCGCTGGTTTTCGGCGGTGCCAGGGGCATCGGCCTGGCCACGGTGAAGGAGTTCCTCGCCGAGGGCGCGATCGTGCACGCGAGCGACATCCGCGAGCCGGCCGAGGACATCCAGCACGAGAACCTCCGGCACAGCCTCGTCGACGCCACCGACGAAGCCGACGTCCAGTCCTTCGTGGAGCAGGCGCTCGGTGAGCACGGCCGGATCGACGTGCTGTTCAGCAACGTCGGCGTCCATCTCGGCAAGCCGTTGCCGGAGACCACGCTCGAGGAGTTCGACCACATCTTCGCGCTGAACGTGCGCACCGCCTTCCTGGCCACCCGCGCGGTCCTGCCGCACATGATCGAGGCCAAGGCGGGCAGCATCGTGATCACCTCGTCGAACGGCGGCATGATGGGCCGCCCGGCCGACCCGGTGTACAACGCCACCAAGCACGCGCTGGTCGGGCTGGCCAAGTCGCTCGCCGTGGCGCACGCGCACCTGGGCATCCGGGTCAACACGGTCAACCCCGGCGCGATCGACACCGACATGCTGCGCAGCACGCTGGCCTCGCCGGACGAGTTCGAGGCCAAGCAGCACGCGCTCACCGCGAGCACGCCCGCCGCCCGCGTCGGCGAGGCCTGGGAAGTGGCGAAGGCGGTGGTCTTCCTGGCCAGCGACGAGTCGCGGTTCGTCAACGGCGCGGTGCTCCCGGTCGACGGCGCCAAGGCCGCCGGGGCCATGCCGGGCCACCGCTACTCCCTCGATTTCGAGCTGGGCGTGCGATGA
- a CDS encoding hydantoinase B/oxoprolinase family protein yields the protein MSVDPILVGVVGNRLHSILAEQQNALVNTAFSSVVRESLDLACAVFDSRGEMIGQSVGGTPGHINAMATGMHHFVAAYPPERLEPGDVLLTNDPWQTAGQINDITVATPVFHRGRVLAWFASCCHAPDIGGRLVSAEANEVFEEGLRLPILKFVRAGEVNAELEAIIRANVRTPEETIGDLYAQVAGNAVGAASLVRLAEEFELDSIDEIAAEIMNRSERALRDAIAALPDGTFRSELRTDGFGDEEVRLKVALTVRGEDIDIDFAGSSPQSKHGINVVLNYTRAYASFAVKAAISPGVPHNAGSFRPVHVTAPAGSVLNCLPPAPVASRHLIGHFLPSLLIGALDGRMAHSADALWMTIWRGQSQVDGREFMLNVFQTGGIGARTTKDGLNTTGFPSGLRATPTEVIETMAPLVQTRRVLRTDSGGAGTYRGGLGQSTTVTARGEISWSVNGNVDRTSSPATGVHGGLDGAPGRFGLADGTDLPGKRRVPLAPDAEVDVVLPGAGGYGDPSERDPRRVLMDVVDGYVSIEAARDVYGVEIRYTGRPDALVRLPDDYEIVERD from the coding sequence GTGAGCGTGGACCCGATCCTGGTGGGTGTGGTCGGCAACCGGCTGCACTCGATCCTGGCCGAGCAGCAGAACGCGCTGGTCAACACGGCCTTCTCGTCCGTGGTCCGCGAATCGCTGGACCTGGCGTGCGCGGTGTTCGACTCACGCGGGGAGATGATCGGGCAGTCGGTCGGCGGGACGCCGGGGCACATCAACGCGATGGCCACCGGCATGCACCACTTCGTCGCCGCCTATCCGCCGGAGCGGCTGGAGCCCGGCGACGTGCTGCTGACCAACGATCCGTGGCAGACGGCCGGGCAGATCAACGACATCACCGTCGCCACCCCGGTCTTCCACCGGGGCCGGGTGCTCGCGTGGTTCGCTTCCTGTTGCCACGCCCCGGACATCGGCGGGCGGCTGGTCTCGGCCGAGGCCAACGAGGTGTTCGAAGAGGGCCTGCGGCTGCCGATCCTCAAGTTCGTCCGTGCCGGTGAGGTGAACGCCGAGCTGGAGGCGATCATCCGCGCGAACGTGCGCACGCCCGAAGAAACCATCGGTGACCTGTACGCGCAGGTGGCGGGCAACGCCGTCGGCGCGGCGAGCCTGGTGCGCCTGGCCGAGGAGTTCGAGCTGGACTCCATCGACGAGATCGCCGCCGAGATAATGAACCGGTCGGAGCGGGCGTTGCGCGACGCCATCGCCGCGTTGCCGGACGGCACCTTCCGCAGTGAGCTGCGCACCGACGGGTTCGGCGACGAAGAGGTGCGTCTCAAGGTCGCGCTGACCGTGCGCGGCGAGGACATCGACATCGACTTCGCCGGGTCGTCACCGCAGAGCAAGCACGGCATCAACGTGGTGCTCAACTACACCAGGGCGTATGCCTCCTTCGCGGTGAAGGCGGCCATTTCCCCCGGTGTGCCGCACAACGCGGGCTCGTTCCGGCCGGTGCACGTGACCGCGCCCGCCGGTTCGGTGCTCAACTGCCTGCCGCCCGCGCCGGTCGCCTCCCGGCACCTGATCGGCCACTTCCTGCCGTCGCTGCTGATCGGCGCGCTGGACGGGCGGATGGCGCACAGCGCCGACGCGCTCTGGATGACCATCTGGCGTGGACAGTCGCAAGTAGACGGCCGCGAGTTCATGCTGAACGTCTTCCAGACCGGCGGCATCGGCGCCAGGACCACCAAGGACGGGCTGAACACCACCGGCTTCCCGAGCGGGCTGCGGGCCACGCCGACCGAGGTGATCGAGACCATGGCGCCACTGGTCCAGACCCGCCGGGTGCTGCGCACCGACTCCGGTGGCGCGGGCACCTACCGCGGTGGACTCGGGCAGTCGACCACGGTGACCGCACGCGGCGAGATCTCCTGGAGCGTCAACGGGAACGTCGACCGCACCAGCTCACCGGCGACCGGCGTGCACGGCGGCCTGGACGGGGCGCCCGGCCGGTTCGGGCTGGCCGACGGCACCGACCTCCCCGGCAAGCGGCGGGTGCCGCTGGCGCCGGACGCCGAGGTCGATGTGGTGCTGCCCGGCGCCGGTGGCTACGGCGACCCGTCGGAGCGCGACCCGCGGCGGGTGCTCATGGACGTGGTCGACGGCTACGTGTCGATCGAGGCCGCCAGGGACGTCTACGGCGTCGAAATCCGCTACACCGGCAGGCCGGACGCGCTGGTCCGGCTGCCCGACGACTACGAGATCGTGGAGAGGGACTGA
- a CDS encoding hydantoinase/oxoprolinase family protein yields the protein MTLRVGVDIGGTFTDLCVLDDSGVVAIGKTLTTHDEPARAVEQLLVSTLPDPSQVDKLVHGTTLVTNALIERKGSKLALLATAGFRDVLEMRREHRYELYDLQIELPEPLVPRHLRFDVPERILADGSVQLPLDEEYVARLGAELAERGIEAVAVCFLHSFTNPDHERRVREVLAEVAPRLRVALSSEVVPEIREFERSSTTAANVYVQDLTERYLRDLEQRVHRIGIGPAPHIMLSNGGIATVDTAARYPIRILESGPAGGALAASAFGAIAGEADLLAFDMGGTTAKLCLISDGAPLVTHEFEVDRVYRLLPGSGLPVKVPVTDMIEIGVGGGSIARIDALGLLTVGPDSAGSEPGPVCYGRGGTEPTVTDADLVLGYLDPGYFLGGEMTLDLDAAREVIRREIAEPLGVDLAEAAYGIHAHVNEDMANAARVHAVERGKDPARLPMFTFGGAGPVHGVGVARALGARQVVAPPAAGVMSAVGFLTAPLAFDFVRTSRVSVEELSWSEVDALFAEMEREGEELLKASGVDVVTHSRIAEMRYAGQGYEIRVPVKQGEWPASLVVDFTEAYRELYRRTGPDVGVEVLNWRVVSSGPVPKVNLRLNVEAGTGDARKGSRQAYFPGGFVDTAVYDRYRLRDGDRIEGPAILEERESTLVIPPGAVCTVRADASLVVTP from the coding sequence ATGACGTTGCGGGTGGGGGTGGACATCGGTGGCACGTTCACCGATCTCTGCGTGCTGGACGATTCCGGCGTCGTGGCCATCGGCAAGACGCTGACCACGCACGACGAGCCCGCGAGGGCGGTGGAACAGCTGCTGGTCAGCACGCTGCCCGATCCGTCCCAAGTGGACAAACTGGTGCACGGCACCACGCTGGTCACCAACGCGCTGATCGAGCGCAAGGGCTCGAAGCTGGCGCTGCTCGCCACCGCGGGTTTCCGCGATGTGCTGGAGATGCGCCGGGAACACCGCTACGAGCTGTACGACCTGCAGATCGAACTGCCCGAGCCGCTGGTGCCGCGCCACCTCCGGTTCGACGTGCCGGAACGGATCCTCGCGGACGGCAGCGTGCAGCTCCCGCTCGACGAGGAGTACGTGGCCCGGCTCGGCGCCGAACTGGCCGAGCGCGGCATCGAAGCGGTGGCCGTCTGCTTCCTGCACTCCTTCACCAATCCCGACCACGAACGCCGCGTGCGCGAGGTGCTGGCCGAGGTGGCGCCGCGGTTGCGGGTGGCGCTGTCGTCGGAGGTGGTGCCGGAGATCCGCGAGTTCGAACGGTCCTCCACCACCGCCGCGAACGTCTACGTGCAGGACCTGACCGAGCGCTACCTGCGAGATCTCGAGCAGCGGGTGCACCGGATCGGCATCGGCCCGGCCCCGCACATCATGCTGTCCAACGGCGGGATCGCCACGGTGGACACCGCCGCGCGCTACCCCATCCGCATCCTCGAATCCGGGCCGGCCGGCGGGGCGCTGGCGGCGTCGGCGTTCGGGGCCATCGCCGGGGAGGCCGACCTGCTCGCCTTCGACATGGGCGGCACCACGGCGAAGCTGTGCCTGATCTCCGACGGCGCGCCGCTGGTCACGCACGAGTTCGAAGTGGACCGGGTGTACCGGCTGCTGCCCGGGTCCGGGTTGCCGGTGAAGGTGCCGGTGACCGACATGATCGAGATCGGCGTGGGCGGTGGCTCGATCGCCCGCATCGACGCGCTCGGCCTGCTCACCGTGGGCCCCGATTCGGCGGGTTCCGAGCCGGGGCCGGTGTGCTACGGCCGCGGTGGCACCGAACCCACGGTCACCGACGCAGACCTGGTGCTCGGCTACCTCGACCCCGGCTACTTCCTGGGCGGGGAGATGACCCTGGACCTGGACGCGGCCCGCGAGGTCATCCGGCGCGAGATCGCCGAACCGCTGGGCGTGGACCTCGCCGAAGCGGCGTACGGCATCCACGCGCACGTCAACGAGGACATGGCCAACGCCGCGCGGGTGCACGCGGTGGAACGCGGCAAGGACCCGGCGCGGCTGCCGATGTTCACCTTCGGCGGTGCCGGGCCGGTGCACGGCGTCGGCGTGGCACGGGCACTGGGCGCACGGCAGGTGGTCGCCCCGCCCGCCGCGGGCGTGATGAGCGCGGTCGGGTTCCTCACCGCACCACTGGCCTTCGACTTCGTCCGGACGTCGCGCGTGAGCGTCGAAGAGCTGAGCTGGTCCGAAGTGGACGCTCTGTTCGCCGAGATGGAACGCGAGGGTGAGGAACTGCTCAAGGCGTCCGGCGTGGACGTGGTGACGCACAGCCGGATCGCCGAAATGCGATACGCGGGCCAGGGTTACGAGATCCGCGTGCCGGTGAAACAGGGCGAATGGCCGGCCTCCCTGGTGGTGGACTTCACCGAGGCCTACCGCGAGCTGTACCGCCGGACCGGCCCGGACGTCGGCGTGGAAGTGCTGAACTGGCGGGTGGTTTCGTCGGGTCCGGTGCCGAAGGTGAACCTGCGGCTGAACGTGGAAGCCGGGACCGGGGACGCGCGCAAGGGCAGCAGGCAGGCGTACTTCCCCGGTGGATTTGTCGACACCGCGGTGTATGACCGCTACCGGTTGCGGGACGGCGACCGGATCGAGGGCCCGGCGATCCTCGAAGAGCGTGAGTCCACTTTGGTCATCCCGCCGGGTGCGGTGTGCACCGTGCGGGCCGACGCCAGTCTGGTGGTGACCCCGTGA
- a CDS encoding thiamine pyrophosphate-binding protein codes for MPVVSHAKPKSGADQLADALGELGVEVAFGLPGVHNLPIWEALASTGVRLLGVRHEQTAGYAADGYARATGKLGVAIVTTGPGAANTLAAVGEAQASGSPVLVIATDIPSTLRRPGVVRGVLHESSDQAALFAPLTKRQFTVAAPEEIAGTTLEAARLAQQAQSGPVYLGIPTDFLTATTKRAPDPVHHTPVSEPLDLGRARELFERAERPLIWAGGGALRAGAGAVIGELAEKLAAPVLTTFGARGLLPPEHPCLAPNSVHSPEVGALWDEADLVLGIGTDFDGLMTQNWLMPPPPTLITVNVDAEDAAKNYQPELSLIGDAREVVTALLGELPQKDGQERLTARLRRISAAIRRRIREDEPQAADFLGTLEEVLPEDTILIADMCVAGYWIGGFHRIPGPRKLAYPMGWGTLGFAFPASLGSAAAGTGRAVCITGDGGFLYGVGDLATAAQENLPVTVVVVEDGGYGMLRFDQEQAGLPARGVDLDGPDFVALGKSFGLRSERVQGFGRAFRRKLGAFIQSDEANLLVVEAAMRPPLNTSPRWYRKERG; via the coding sequence GTGCCGGTAGTCAGCCATGCCAAGCCGAAGTCCGGGGCCGATCAGCTCGCCGATGCGCTGGGTGAGCTGGGCGTCGAGGTCGCCTTCGGCTTGCCGGGGGTGCACAACCTCCCGATCTGGGAGGCGCTCGCGTCGACCGGGGTGCGGCTGCTCGGCGTCCGCCACGAGCAGACCGCCGGGTACGCCGCCGACGGGTACGCCCGGGCCACCGGCAAGCTCGGCGTGGCCATCGTGACCACCGGGCCCGGCGCGGCCAACACGCTCGCCGCGGTGGGGGAGGCGCAGGCGTCCGGCTCGCCGGTGCTGGTCATCGCCACCGACATCCCGTCCACGCTCCGCCGGCCCGGGGTGGTGCGCGGGGTGCTGCACGAGAGCAGCGACCAGGCGGCGTTGTTCGCGCCGCTCACCAAGCGCCAGTTCACCGTCGCCGCGCCGGAGGAGATCGCCGGCACGACGCTCGAGGCGGCCCGGCTGGCGCAGCAAGCGCAGAGCGGCCCGGTCTACCTCGGCATCCCCACCGACTTCCTCACCGCCACCACCAAGCGCGCGCCCGACCCGGTCCACCACACGCCGGTCAGCGAGCCGCTCGACCTCGGCCGCGCACGCGAGTTGTTCGAGCGCGCCGAACGGCCGCTGATCTGGGCCGGTGGTGGTGCCCTGCGAGCCGGTGCCGGTGCGGTGATCGGCGAACTGGCGGAGAAACTGGCGGCCCCGGTGCTCACCACCTTCGGCGCCCGCGGCCTGCTCCCGCCCGAACACCCCTGCCTGGCCCCGAACTCGGTGCACAGCCCGGAGGTCGGCGCGCTCTGGGACGAGGCCGACCTGGTGCTCGGCATCGGCACCGACTTCGACGGCCTGATGACCCAGAACTGGCTGATGCCCCCGCCGCCGACGCTGATCACGGTGAACGTCGACGCCGAGGACGCGGCCAAGAACTACCAGCCGGAACTGAGCCTGATCGGGGACGCGCGCGAGGTGGTCACCGCGTTGCTCGGGGAACTGCCGCAGAAGGACGGGCAGGAGCGGCTCACCGCGCGCCTGCGCCGGATCAGCGCGGCGATCCGGCGGCGCATCCGCGAGGACGAGCCGCAGGCCGCCGACTTCCTCGGCACGCTGGAGGAAGTGCTGCCCGAGGACACCATCCTGATCGCGGACATGTGCGTCGCGGGGTACTGGATCGGCGGGTTCCACCGCATCCCGGGACCGCGCAAGCTCGCCTACCCGATGGGCTGGGGCACGCTCGGCTTCGCCTTCCCCGCCTCGCTCGGCAGCGCGGCGGCCGGGACCGGGCGCGCGGTCTGCATCACCGGGGACGGCGGTTTCCTGTACGGCGTCGGGGACCTGGCCACCGCCGCGCAGGAGAACCTGCCGGTCACCGTGGTCGTGGTGGAGGACGGCGGGTACGGGATGCTGCGGTTCGACCAGGAGCAGGCCGGGCTGCCCGCCCGCGGGGTCGACCTGGACGGCCCGGACTTCGTCGCGCTGGGCAAGTCGTTCGGCCTGCGGTCCGAACGGGTGCAGGGTTTCGGCCGGGCCTTCCGCCGGAAGCTGGGCGCGTTCATCCAATCCGACGAAGCGAACCTGCTGGTGGTCGAGGCGGCGATGCGCCCGCCGCTCAACACCTCACCGCGCTGGTACCGGAAGGAGCGAGGATGA